In Betta splendens chromosome 19, fBetSpl5.4, whole genome shotgun sequence, the following proteins share a genomic window:
- the dusp3a gene encoding dual specificity protein phosphatase 3, protein MKKHLSPTKQQQQPPPPPPPPHVPAPACEMTVQRLNELLSDGSGFYSLPTQHFNEVFPRIYVGNAFVAQNTMRLQKLGVTHVLNVAEGTSFMHVNTSAEFYAGTGIAYHGIQANDTEQFNLSAFFEEGADFIDKALAHNNGKGKVYVHCREGYSRSPTMVVAYLMLRHRMDARLAVATVRHKREIGPNDGFLRQLCQLNERLAKEGRLNGEVGKLKGK, encoded by the exons ATGAAGAAGCACCTGAGCCccacgaagcagcagcagcagccgccgccgccgccgccgccgcctcacgTCCCGGCTCCCGCGTGCGAGATGACGGTCCAGAGGCTCAACGAGCTGCTGTCCGACGGCAGCGGCTTCTACAGCCTCCCGACGCAGCACTTCAACGAGGTGTTTCCCAGGATCTACGTCGGCAACGC GTTCGTCGCCCAGAACACCATGCGCCTGCAGAAGCTCGGGGTGACGCACGTGCTGAACGTGGCGGAGGGAACGTCCTTCATGCACGTCAACACCAGCGCCGAGTTCTACGCCGGCACGGGCATCGCGTACCACGGCATCCAGGCCAACGACACGGAGCAGTTCAACCTCAGTGCCTTCTTCGAGGAGGGGGCTGACTTCATCGACAAGGCCCTCGCACACAACAATGGCAAAG GGAAGGTGTACGTGCACTGCAGAGAGGGCTACAGCCGCTCCCCCACCATGGTGGTGGCCTACCTCATGCTGCGCCACAGAATGGACGCCCGGCTGGCGGTGGCCACCGTGCGGCACAAGAGGGAGATCGGCCCCAACGACGGCTTCCTCCGCCAGCTGTGCCAACTGAACGAGAGGCTGGCGAAGGAGGGCAGGCTGAACGGGGAGGTGGGCAAACTGAAGGGCAAATGA
- the sost gene encoding sclerostin isoform X2, whose amino-acid sequence MEEERRQQQPRKEGAERRKVPAFKRMYSSASEMSCRELRSTRYITDGSCRSAKPVKELVCSGQCMPAHLMPNSIGRGKWWRSGATDYRCIAAHFRTRRVQLQCPSGTARTYKIRVVTACKCKRFRPHHNQSVAKEVPKAQRNKKRSRPQDRNKNSTPVMGNAY is encoded by the exons atggaggaagagagacgacagcagcaaCCGAGAAAGGAAGGAGCAGAAAGACGGAAAGTGCCTGCATTCAAGCGAATGTATTCAA GTGCCTCGGAGATGAGCTGCAGGGAGCTGCGTTCCACCCGCTACATCACGGACGGGTCCTGCCGCAGTGCCAAACCCGTGAAGGAGCTGGTGTGTTCGGGCCAGTGCATGCCGGCGCACCTCATGCCCAACTCCATCGGCCGCGGCAAGTGGTGGCGGAGCGGCGCCACGGACTACCGCTGCATCGCCGCGCACTTTCGGACGCGCCGGGTCCAGCTGCAGTGTCCGAGCGGCACCGCCCGGACTTACAAGATCCGCGTGGTCACCGCCTGCAAGTGCAAGCGCTTCAGGCCCCACCACAACCAGTCTGTGGCCAAAGAGGTCCCGAAGGCGCAGCGCAACAAGAAGCGCAGTCGGCCTCAGGATCGGAACAAGAACAGCACGCCGGTGATGGGCAACGCGTACTGA
- the sost gene encoding sclerostin isoform X1 translates to MIKPVIHNAAVQINHLEHARMLLTHVMLRKSLRGRRRVCVLISNSNSRAETCAVCLLSSSPPRFMSPSSSSLPTSPHPPFLNERCAQVRPLPLRGSLLIVSLDETSRRLKYRGTERLVQAGTSSLRVSLVLRARVIRFIRTTRMQVSLALVVSSLALLLLQGCCTAAKAWRVLKNDATEVLPEYTENARPEATHASGARNSSNGNSMNNRAKVGGRTPNTVSYSASEMSCRELRSTRYITDGSCRSAKPVKELVCSGQCMPAHLMPNSIGRGKWWRSGATDYRCIAAHFRTRRVQLQCPSGTARTYKIRVVTACKCKRFRPHHNQSVAKEVPKAQRNKKRSRPQDRNKNSTPVMGNAY, encoded by the exons ATGATTAAGCCTGTGATTCATAATGCAGCAGTCCAAATAAATCACCTTGAACACGCCCGAATGCTTTTGACGCACGTAATGCTGCGGAAATCATTACGGGGGCGAAGACGCGTTTGTGTTCTTATCTCCAACAGCAACAGCCGCGCAGAGACTTGCGCTGTTTGCCTCCTCTCTTCATCTCCACCCAGGTTCATGTCACCGTCCTCCTCATCCCTTCCCACCTCGCCGCATCCCCCGTTTCTCAATGAACGCTGCGCCCAGGTCCGACCCCTCCCACTGCGTGGAAGCCTTTTAATTGTCAGCCTCGACGAGACCTCGCGCCGGCTCAAATACCGTGGAACTGAGAGACTTGTCCAAGCGGGCACCTCCTCACTCCGCGTCTCTCTCGTCCTGCGCGCGCGCGTTATCCGCTTCATTCGAACGACGAGGATGCAGGTGTCCCTGGCGCTCGTCGTCTCCAgcctggcgctgctgctgctccaggggTGCTGCACCGCCGCGAAGGCTTGGAGGGTGTTGAAGAACGACGCCACGGAGGTTTTACCGGAGTACACGGAGAACGCGCGCCCGGAGGCGACGCACGCGTCCGGCGCACGGAATAGCAGCAACGGCAACTCCATGAATAACAGGGCGAAAGTTGGCGGACGGACGCCGAACACGGTCTCTTACA GTGCCTCGGAGATGAGCTGCAGGGAGCTGCGTTCCACCCGCTACATCACGGACGGGTCCTGCCGCAGTGCCAAACCCGTGAAGGAGCTGGTGTGTTCGGGCCAGTGCATGCCGGCGCACCTCATGCCCAACTCCATCGGCCGCGGCAAGTGGTGGCGGAGCGGCGCCACGGACTACCGCTGCATCGCCGCGCACTTTCGGACGCGCCGGGTCCAGCTGCAGTGTCCGAGCGGCACCGCCCGGACTTACAAGATCCGCGTGGTCACCGCCTGCAAGTGCAAGCGCTTCAGGCCCCACCACAACCAGTCTGTGGCCAAAGAGGTCCCGAAGGCGCAGCGCAACAAGAAGCGCAGTCGGCCTCAGGATCGGAACAAGAACAGCACGCCGGTGATGGGCAACGCGTACTGA